One Maribacter cobaltidurans genomic window carries:
- a CDS encoding DUF6804 family protein has product MKNSETIIKVGLALLLFLCLLDMPYGFYQFVRFVALIGFGILAYNTNQQDKNTEMIIYGGLALLFQPFFKIALGREMWNIVDVIVGIGLIASLFMNRTKSQR; this is encoded by the coding sequence ATGAAGAATAGCGAAACAATTATAAAGGTTGGTTTAGCATTATTGTTGTTTTTGTGCTTGTTGGATATGCCTTATGGATTTTATCAATTTGTTCGCTTTGTCGCATTAATTGGATTTGGAATTTTGGCTTATAACACAAACCAACAGGATAAGAATACTGAAATGATTATTTACGGAGGACTTGCACTACTCTTTCAACCTTTTTTTAAAATAGCACTTGGAAGGGAAATGTGGAACATTGTAGACGTAATTGTCGGAATTGGACTTATTGCAAGTTTGTTTATGAATAGAACAAAAAGCCAACGCTAA
- a CDS encoding AAA family ATPase, whose protein sequence is MNKTNYILSKGQTIGENYKVTFFLKKGSYAETYRVKDQEGKTKLLKLFAYSKLDRTQFNNNGDILEIEILKQIKHPNLVKYCDNGELLVENQKYAFVILDFISGETLADKLKREQSLNIYEAKDIILGVLNGLKYLHSLNNPIIHNDITNLNVMLDLSGKISIPKIIDFGYARFLSQSNKDFLKEGLNPFYQANEAFNKIFSVQSDVFSVGALYYHLLEGLPPWFVEISKYKADNVKLEDAVIGKRKKPLRFSNITDEQTQNIISNALQPNADNRFKNVSDFVKAINGELEVQQLSSPQQTSKPKLKEIKKGKGFSAIAGMQELKDTIKLDVIDALNEKERYAEYGLTIPNGMLLYGPPGCGKTFFAERMAEEIGFNFYQLKPSDIQSKFVNQTQEQIKNIFDEARENAPSIIFIDELDAVVPNRDNSSVNHMNTSAVNEFLAQMNNCGEDGIFIIGATNRPNSIDPAILRAGRLDKVIYLPPPDLEARELMFKLYLEKRPREIGLDYSEFAKATKHYVSSDIKFLCDEASRKALNLKSRISKEILLETIKINKPSISLKELNNYIAIRAKMEGLAENTNDRPRIGFKNN, encoded by the coding sequence ATGAATAAAACCAATTACATCTTATCCAAAGGTCAAACGATTGGCGAGAATTATAAAGTAACATTCTTTCTCAAAAAAGGAAGTTACGCAGAAACATATCGTGTAAAAGACCAAGAAGGAAAAACAAAATTATTAAAACTGTTTGCCTATTCTAAATTAGACAGAACTCAATTTAATAACAATGGTGACATTTTAGAAATTGAAATACTAAAGCAAATCAAACATCCAAATTTGGTAAAGTATTGTGATAATGGAGAATTGCTCGTAGAAAATCAAAAATATGCTTTTGTAATTCTTGATTTTATTAGTGGTGAAACATTGGCAGATAAATTAAAACGTGAGCAGTCGCTAAATATTTATGAAGCTAAAGACATTATTTTAGGTGTATTAAATGGATTGAAGTATTTACATTCTTTAAACAATCCAATCATCCATAACGATATTACCAACTTAAATGTAATGTTGGATTTGTCAGGTAAAATTTCCATTCCCAAAATTATTGATTTTGGCTATGCTCGTTTTTTAAGTCAATCCAACAAAGACTTTTTGAAAGAAGGATTAAATCCATTTTACCAAGCGAATGAAGCATTTAATAAAATCTTCTCTGTTCAAAGTGATGTGTTTTCTGTTGGTGCTTTGTATTATCATTTGTTAGAAGGTCTACCACCTTGGTTCGTAGAAATTTCTAAATACAAGGCAGATAACGTAAAATTAGAAGATGCTGTTATTGGCAAACGAAAAAAACCTTTAAGATTCTCGAATATTACTGATGAACAAACCCAAAATATCATCAGCAATGCTTTACAACCAAATGCAGATAATCGTTTTAAAAATGTTAGTGATTTTGTCAAAGCTATTAACGGTGAATTGGAAGTACAACAATTGTCTTCGCCACAACAGACCTCAAAACCTAAACTAAAAGAAATCAAGAAAGGAAAAGGTTTTTCAGCTATTGCAGGAATGCAAGAATTGAAAGACACTATCAAACTTGATGTTATTGATGCTTTAAATGAAAAAGAACGTTATGCAGAATACGGTTTAACAATTCCTAACGGAATGTTACTTTATGGACCACCAGGCTGTGGAAAGACATTTTTTGCAGAACGAATGGCTGAAGAAATTGGGTTTAATTTCTATCAATTAAAGCCATCTGATATTCAAAGTAAGTTTGTAAATCAAACACAGGAACAAATCAAAAACATTTTTGATGAAGCTCGTGAAAATGCACCGAGCATAATTTTCATTGATGAATTAGATGCAGTTGTCCCAAATCGTGATAATTCGAGTGTTAATCATATGAACACAAGTGCTGTTAATGAGTTTTTAGCACAAATGAATAATTGCGGTGAAGATGGAATTTTCATTATTGGTGCAACTAATAGACCAAATTCGATTGACCCAGCTATTTTAAGAGCAGGAAGATTAGACAAGGTGATTTATTTGCCACCACCAGACCTCGAAGCTCGTGAGTTAATGTTTAAATTATACTTGGAGAAAAGACCAAGAGAAATAGGTTTGGATTATTCTGAATTTGCAAAAGCAACAAAACACTATGTTTCTAGCGATATTAAATTCCTTTGTGATGAAGCATCAAGAAAAGCATTAAACCTAAAATCAAGAATTTCAAAAGAGATTTTACTTGAAACAATCAAGATAAACAAACCTTCCATTTCTCTAAAAGAATTAAATAATTACATCGCTATCAGAGCAAAAATGGAAGGGTTAGCAGAAAACACTAACGACCGGCCAAGAATCGGTTTTAAAAACAATTAA
- a CDS encoding Hsp70 family protein produces MARTKIDYGIDLGTTNSAISRMENGEPTIKKLPQKDTMASCVAFNKKGILVGDKAYAAYRSEKEAALSKKTENNAFIEFKRTMGTDKKYFSPHFGSELSSEELSAEILKNLKSFITDENFSSIVITVPAAFKTNQIDATRRAGKLAGFDHVEVLQEPVAASMAYGLESNKKDGFWLVFDFGGGTFDAALLKVEEGIMKVLDTEGDNYLGGKNLDFAIVDEILLPHIKENFSIDNILNNEDTKTQYREALKSFAEELKNELSFKDTYNLYKEDRCGIDDDGEEIEIDITVSQSEIEKALAPIFQKSIDISQKLLARKNINGSNLESLILVGGPTFSPVLRKMLEAQICKPDTSADPMTVVSKGAALYASTVDVSEEVKEQTRDKTKIQLEIANESSTVETEEFVPIKILADKTEGEIPEKVFAEVTRSDKAWSSGKVEINTIGDVVEIQLNEGKTNIFEVVLFDDKGNTLESEPSSFSVIQGISGIGSMQTLPYNFGIEIKQKSTGKIVFSQVKGLEKNKSFPVVGIRNGLKTQNQIRPGMDSDFIKIPLYQGEHASDGTRAIYNEHVYDVIITGNDLPALLPENSEVELTVNINKSQEIDVQVYFPYLDHTSEIKVDKDKVQSVETSWLANEIRKAKGSVVELKQDGNSDNTKLQKIEVELEQLEKSFENNKNDVDGKQEVLTNLRKSLKSIDELSETTEWPKLEEALKEEFYRLEEANRDLGNGKTTQVVNQFRSQLEEVIKTKDVKIGNVLLEEISMFFFKLTEIYQFIGMIKGFNENFEDYSWNDSNRARQLVNNGIRNISENPDKEELRQILISLYDMIPDTERPSDDGGLVTG; encoded by the coding sequence ATGGCAAGAACAAAAATTGACTACGGAATTGATTTAGGAACTACTAATTCCGCAATTTCCAGAATGGAAAATGGAGAACCAACGATAAAAAAACTACCTCAAAAGGACACAATGGCTTCTTGTGTAGCATTCAATAAAAAGGGGATTTTAGTTGGAGATAAAGCATATGCCGCTTATCGAAGTGAAAAGGAAGCAGCATTATCTAAAAAAACCGAAAACAATGCGTTTATTGAGTTTAAACGAACAATGGGTACTGATAAAAAATATTTTAGTCCTCATTTCGGAAGCGAATTAAGTTCAGAGGAATTATCGGCAGAGATTCTAAAGAATTTAAAATCTTTTATTACTGATGAAAACTTCTCTTCCATAGTGATAACTGTTCCAGCTGCTTTTAAGACTAATCAAATTGATGCGACAAGACGAGCAGGAAAATTGGCAGGGTTTGACCACGTTGAAGTTCTGCAAGAACCTGTAGCTGCTTCAATGGCTTATGGATTAGAATCCAACAAAAAAGATGGCTTTTGGTTAGTGTTTGATTTTGGTGGTGGAACTTTTGATGCTGCACTTTTAAAGGTTGAAGAAGGAATAATGAAAGTGCTTGATACAGAGGGAGACAATTATTTAGGCGGTAAAAACTTGGATTTTGCTATCGTTGATGAGATATTATTACCTCATATCAAAGAGAACTTTTCAATTGATAATATTCTGAATAATGAAGATACTAAAACACAATACAGAGAAGCATTAAAATCATTTGCGGAAGAACTAAAAAACGAACTTTCTTTTAAAGATACATACAATTTATATAAAGAAGACAGATGCGGAATAGATGATGATGGTGAAGAAATAGAAATTGATATAACGGTTTCGCAATCTGAAATTGAAAAGGCTCTAGCACCTATTTTTCAAAAATCTATTGATATTAGCCAAAAATTATTAGCTAGAAAAAACATTAATGGTTCAAACCTTGAATCACTAATACTTGTTGGTGGACCAACATTTTCACCAGTATTACGAAAAATGTTAGAAGCACAAATATGCAAACCAGATACAAGTGCTGACCCAATGACAGTAGTTTCAAAAGGTGCTGCATTATATGCGTCAACAGTTGATGTTTCGGAAGAAGTAAAAGAACAAACAAGAGATAAAACGAAGATTCAGCTCGAAATTGCTAATGAATCTTCTACTGTAGAAACTGAAGAATTTGTTCCAATAAAAATTTTAGCTGACAAAACAGAAGGTGAAATCCCTGAAAAAGTGTTTGCAGAAGTTACAAGAAGCGATAAAGCTTGGTCAAGTGGAAAAGTAGAAATAAATACTATTGGTGATGTTGTTGAAATTCAATTGAACGAAGGCAAAACAAATATTTTTGAAGTTGTCCTTTTTGATGATAAAGGAAATACTTTAGAAAGTGAACCTTCAAGTTTTAGTGTAATTCAAGGGATTAGTGGTATAGGTTCAATGCAAACGCTTCCTTATAACTTTGGTATTGAGATAAAACAAAAATCGACAGGAAAAATTGTGTTTTCACAAGTAAAAGGATTGGAAAAAAATAAATCTTTTCCCGTTGTTGGTATTAGAAACGGATTAAAAACTCAAAACCAAATTCGCCCAGGAATGGATTCTGATTTTATCAAAATCCCGCTTTATCAAGGAGAACACGCTTCTGATGGTACAAGGGCAATTTATAATGAACACGTTTATGATGTAATCATTACAGGTAATGATTTACCTGCTCTTTTACCTGAAAATAGTGAAGTTGAATTAACTGTCAATATTAATAAATCCCAAGAAATAGATGTACAAGTTTACTTTCCATATTTAGACCATACATCTGAAATTAAGGTAGATAAAGACAAAGTTCAATCTGTTGAAACAAGTTGGTTAGCAAATGAAATAAGAAAAGCTAAAGGAAGTGTTGTAGAATTAAAACAGGATGGAAATTCTGATAATACAAAACTTCAAAAAATTGAAGTTGAATTAGAACAGCTAGAAAAATCATTTGAAAACAACAAAAATGACGTAGATGGAAAACAAGAGGTTTTAACCAATTTGAGAAAATCTTTAAAATCAATTGACGAATTAAGCGAAACAACCGAATGGCCAAAATTAGAAGAAGCTTTAAAAGAAGAATTTTACCGATTAGAAGAAGCCAATCGTGATTTAGGAAATGGTAAAACCACACAAGTAGTGAATCAATTCCGTTCACAATTAGAAGAAGTTATAAAAACTAAAGATGTGAAAATTGGCAATGTTCTTTTAGAAGAAATTAGTATGTTTTTCTTCAAATTAACAGAGATATATCAGTTTATTGGTATGATAAAAGGTTTTAACGAAAATTTTGAAGATTATAGTTGGAATGATTCCAATAGAGCAAGACAATTGGTAAATAACGGGATTAGAAATATTTCAGAAAATCCAGATAAAGAAGAATTAAGACAAATACTCATTTCACTTTATGATATGATACCAGATACAGAAAGACCTAGTGATGATGGTGGACTTGTAACAGGATAA
- a CDS encoding IS110 family RNA-guided transposase, with protein sequence MNKYKETFGVDISKDVFDVHGSNIGHSQYKNDETGFRKYLKELPQGSLVVMEATGYYHYRLAQFLYKNGVIVSVVNPLSIKRFIQMKLAKVKTDKSDAKAICEYALSNDVPLYNSLTDTQSECLQLFRLLDTYLKQRTATKNKIHGEAVLGIPSKFVHRSLVRNKKQLDKEVIAIESKILSLVKEDQQEQLTLITSIPGIGQKTALFLIVVTDGFSKFENASQLCSYVGITPTIRESGSSVRGRARISKVGNRKLRNLLFLCSFTACKHNKACKEVYERIVNKGKSKKLALIAVANKLLKQSFAIARSGLPYDEGFVSVLTRR encoded by the coding sequence ATGAATAAATATAAAGAAACTTTTGGAGTCGACATCAGTAAGGATGTCTTTGATGTACATGGTAGTAACATTGGTCACAGCCAGTATAAGAACGATGAAACGGGATTCAGGAAATACCTTAAGGAATTGCCCCAAGGTTCATTGGTGGTTATGGAAGCTACCGGTTATTATCATTATAGACTTGCACAGTTTCTTTACAAAAACGGAGTAATCGTTTCTGTTGTAAATCCATTGTCCATAAAGCGTTTCATACAAATGAAACTGGCCAAGGTAAAGACGGACAAAAGTGATGCAAAGGCTATTTGTGAATACGCTTTGTCCAATGATGTTCCACTCTACAATTCCTTGACGGATACCCAGAGTGAATGTTTACAGTTGTTCCGGTTATTGGACACCTATTTAAAACAACGTACCGCAACTAAGAACAAGATACATGGAGAAGCTGTTCTGGGTATTCCCTCAAAGTTTGTCCATCGTTCCTTGGTGCGTAACAAGAAGCAGCTTGATAAGGAGGTGATAGCCATCGAATCAAAAATCCTTTCCTTGGTAAAAGAAGACCAACAAGAGCAATTGACCTTAATCACCAGTATACCGGGAATAGGTCAAAAGACCGCATTGTTCTTGATAGTTGTGACGGATGGTTTTTCCAAGTTCGAGAATGCATCACAGCTCTGTAGTTATGTCGGAATTACCCCAACGATCAGAGAATCGGGGAGCAGCGTTAGAGGTCGTGCACGGATAAGCAAAGTGGGCAATAGAAAGCTACGTAATCTTTTGTTCCTATGTTCCTTTACCGCCTGCAAGCACAACAAGGCATGTAAGGAGGTATATGAGCGAATCGTGAACAAGGGGAAGAGCAAGAAACTGGCATTGATAGCTGTAGCCAACAAGCTTCTTAAACAGAGTTTTGCAATCGCCAGATCCGGATTGCCCTATGATGAGGGTTTTGTCTCTGTTCTGACTAGAAGGTAG
- the merA gene encoding mercury(II) reductase has translation MKEEKIKLEIAGMTCDHCATGIKKMLSQNEGVKEANVSYPKATCECSFDPTKTSKEEIINTINGTKNYRVKSEISENGNSRNNQFDLIIIGGGSAAFSAAIKAESLGLTTLMVNGGLDFGGTCVNVGCVPSKNLIRAGESAYHATHSNFEGIRPKGVDIDFAQIIKDKKKLVATLQEKKYMDVVSDFENLTMLKGWAKFKDNKTILVDGKEYKAFKFLIAAGATTNIPTIEGLDKIDYLTNVSLFDLEEKPESLTIMGAGYIGLEIAMAYNRLGVKVRIIEFTDRVLRTQTPDISEALETQMRKEGIEILPNFRAVKFEKQANETIIHCKCPDGSFTQIIEKGKVVIATGTKANTSQLGLDNIGLELTKSGHIAVNEKMETNLPNIYAAGDVTNTPAFVYTAAFEGKIAVENAFSGTDNKADYSSLPWVVFTDPQIAGAGLDEAQAESKGIPFEVSKLELKDVPRAIAANDTRGFIKLIRNSETDKLIGARVVAPEGGELIQQLSMAIKYGIMVKDLADSFYPYLTLGEGIKLAAITFGKDVSKLSCCAS, from the coding sequence ATGAAAGAAGAAAAAATAAAATTGGAAATTGCAGGTATGACCTGCGACCATTGTGCCACAGGAATAAAAAAAATGCTTTCACAAAATGAGGGTGTTAAAGAAGCCAATGTGAGCTACCCAAAAGCTACTTGTGAATGTTCTTTTGACCCTACCAAAACAAGTAAAGAAGAAATCATCAATACCATTAACGGCACAAAAAACTATCGTGTAAAAAGTGAAATTTCTGAAAATGGAAATAGTAGGAATAATCAATTTGATTTAATCATTATCGGTGGCGGTTCGGCTGCATTTTCGGCAGCTATAAAAGCCGAAAGTTTAGGTTTAACGACCTTAATGGTAAACGGTGGTTTGGACTTTGGCGGTACTTGTGTCAACGTGGGTTGTGTGCCTTCTAAAAATCTTATTCGTGCAGGCGAGTCGGCTTATCACGCTACACATTCCAACTTTGAAGGCATCCGACCAAAAGGCGTTGATATTGATTTTGCTCAAATCATCAAAGACAAGAAAAAATTAGTAGCCACACTTCAAGAGAAAAAATATATGGATGTGGTAAGCGATTTTGAAAACCTGACTATGCTAAAAGGTTGGGCAAAATTCAAAGACAACAAAACCATTTTGGTTGATGGCAAGGAATACAAAGCCTTCAAATTTTTAATTGCTGCGGGAGCTACGACCAACATTCCGACTATTGAAGGATTGGACAAAATTGACTACTTGACCAACGTTTCCCTTTTCGACTTGGAAGAAAAACCCGAAAGCTTGACCATTATGGGAGCAGGTTACATAGGTTTGGAAATTGCAATGGCGTACAATCGTTTAGGCGTTAAAGTCCGAATCATTGAATTTACCGACCGTGTTCTACGGACACAAACCCCAGACATCAGTGAAGCATTGGAAACCCAAATGCGAAAAGAAGGCATTGAAATCTTACCTAATTTCAGAGCCGTGAAATTCGAGAAACAAGCGAATGAAACCATCATTCACTGTAAATGTCCTGACGGTTCATTTACGCAAATTATAGAAAAAGGTAAGGTAGTAATTGCCACAGGCACAAAAGCCAATACAAGCCAATTAGGGTTAGATAACATTGGTTTGGAACTCACCAAAAGCGGACATATCGCTGTGAATGAAAAAATGGAAACCAATCTACCTAACATTTACGCAGCAGGTGACGTAACCAACACCCCTGCATTTGTTTATACAGCCGCTTTTGAAGGTAAAATTGCCGTTGAAAATGCGTTCTCAGGAACAGATAATAAAGCCGATTATTCTTCTTTACCTTGGGTGGTGTTTACTGACCCACAAATTGCAGGGGCAGGTTTAGATGAAGCACAGGCAGAATCAAAAGGCATTCCGTTTGAAGTGTCAAAATTGGAATTGAAAGACGTACCGAGAGCCATAGCAGCCAACGACACAAGGGGTTTCATCAAACTCATTCGTAACTCGGAAACTGACAAACTTATAGGTGCAAGAGTAGTCGCACCCGAAGGTGGAGAACTCATACAACAATTAAGTATGGCAATCAAATACGGAATAATGGTGAAAGACTTAGCAGACAGTTTCTACCCTTATTTGACTTTGGGAGAAGGTATAAAATTAGCAGCAATAACTTTCGGAAAAGACGTATCAAAATTAAGTTGCTGTGCCAGTTAA
- the merB gene encoding organomercurial lyase, with the protein MKNQRKYIDGQLNDILFSEFKIKNSDFILRIFQELMQGSSISKNRFYKLIKVSKDKADAILNKLGETDVQGNIIAFSGLSTVPTKHRFIVNGKMLYTWCVVDAILFAEWLDVEVNVHSSDPIDSSLIELQINGGQLLWTTPYPLFISWVESVDTCNIKGSLCNHVSFFASERTAKQWLKNNPDGKILTLEDFFEPKNIGMKCC; encoded by the coding sequence ATGAAAAATCAACGAAAATATATTGACGGTCAATTAAACGACATTCTTTTTTCTGAATTTAAGATAAAGAATAGCGATTTTATTTTACGAATATTTCAAGAATTGATGCAAGGCAGTTCTATATCTAAAAACAGATTTTATAAACTAATAAAAGTGTCCAAAGATAAAGCGGACGCTATTTTGAATAAACTGGGCGAAACCGATGTACAAGGAAATATTATTGCATTTTCTGGTCTATCTACAGTTCCTACCAAACATCGCTTTATTGTAAATGGTAAGATGTTATACACATGGTGTGTAGTAGATGCCATTCTGTTTGCTGAATGGTTAGATGTGGAAGTCAATGTTCATTCGTCCGACCCAATTGATAGTTCTCTCATAGAATTACAAATAAACGGAGGTCAGCTATTATGGACAACTCCTTATCCTTTATTTATTTCTTGGGTAGAATCTGTTGACACCTGCAATATTAAAGGGTCGCTATGTAATCACGTTTCATTTTTTGCAAGCGAAAGAACAGCAAAACAATGGTTAAAAAATAATCCTGATGGAAAAATATTGACGCTTGAGGATTTCTTTGAGCCTAAAAACATAGGAATGAAATGTTGTTAA
- a CDS encoding heavy-metal-associated domain-containing protein: MKKNLILLSALFLIGIAQLNAQCCKPTDNKAQTANTTQQEGKTLQLKITGMTCAGCSNHISNALKEVDGIIEHKVEYPGDLATIQYDPSKTNPEAIIKVIEKTGYKAEIIKENSK, from the coding sequence ATGAAAAAGAATTTAATTCTATTGAGTGCTTTGTTCCTAATTGGAATTGCTCAGCTTAATGCTCAATGTTGCAAACCGACTGACAATAAAGCACAAACAGCAAATACAACACAGCAAGAAGGTAAGACCCTGCAACTGAAAATCACGGGAATGACTTGTGCAGGTTGTTCCAACCATATTTCAAATGCCCTCAAAGAAGTGGACGGCATTATTGAACACAAAGTGGAATATCCGGGCGATTTGGCAACTATCCAGTACGACCCAAGCAAAACAAATCCTGAAGCTATCATAAAAGTAATTGAAAAAACAGGTTATAAAGCCGAAATCATTAAAGAAAATTCTAAATAA
- the merTP gene encoding mercuric transport protein MerTP, with the protein MNKKNNRLVGAGVLSAVAASLCCITPVLALISGASGVASTFSWMEPARPYLIGITVLVLGFAWYQKLKPRTAEEIQCDCEEDEKKPFMQTKTFLGIVTVFAALMLAFPNYAHIFYPSNDNKEVVIVNASDIQTVTFDVKGMTCNGCASHVENDVNKLPGIVKVDAIYEEATAKVEFDQTKVSLAQIEEAINGTGYKVVGKK; encoded by the coding sequence ATGAACAAGAAAAACAACAGACTTGTCGGAGCGGGTGTGCTTTCGGCAGTAGCAGCATCACTTTGCTGCATTACACCTGTATTGGCTCTTATTTCAGGAGCTTCAGGAGTGGCATCTACCTTTTCATGGATGGAACCAGCAAGACCTTATCTAATCGGTATCACCGTTTTGGTATTGGGCTTTGCTTGGTATCAGAAACTCAAACCACGAACAGCCGAAGAAATCCAATGTGATTGCGAAGAAGACGAAAAAAAACCCTTTATGCAGACCAAAACATTCTTGGGAATTGTAACCGTGTTTGCAGCCTTGATGCTCGCTTTTCCAAACTATGCACACATTTTCTATCCTTCAAACGACAACAAGGAAGTTGTAATCGTCAATGCTTCTGACATCCAAACGGTAACTTTTGATGTAAAAGGAATGACTTGCAATGGTTGTGCTTCACACGTAGAAAATGATGTGAACAAATTGCCAGGCATTGTTAAGGTAGATGCGATTTATGAAGAAGCGACTGCCAAAGTAGAATTTGACCAAACCAAAGTGAGTCTTGCTCAAATTGAAGAAGCCATCAACGGTACAGGTTACAAAGTGGTTGGCAAGAAATAG
- a CDS encoding ArsR/SmtB family transcription factor codes for MENNQSCIRVFADKVQIDNCREILQTNDKAFSQLSGLLALAGNEVRLKILFLLEEENELCPCDLSDILGMSIPAVSQHLRKLKDGNVIEGRREGQTIFYSLKQEQLTLLRPFFKHIINNSKKETV; via the coding sequence ATGGAAAACAATCAATCGTGTATCCGTGTGTTTGCCGACAAGGTTCAAATAGACAATTGTAGAGAAATACTTCAAACCAACGACAAGGCATTCAGTCAACTGAGTGGACTTTTAGCATTGGCAGGAAACGAAGTAAGGTTAAAAATCTTATTTCTCTTAGAAGAAGAAAACGAACTTTGTCCTTGCGACCTTTCAGACATTCTCGGAATGAGCATCCCTGCCGTTTCGCAACACCTCAGAAAACTAAAAGACGGAAACGTCATTGAAGGTAGAAGAGAAGGACAAACCATTTTCTACTCTTTGAAACAGGAGCAACTTACTTTACTTCGTCCATTTTTTAAACACATCATAAACAATTCAAAAAAGGAAACAGTATGA
- a CDS encoding HNH endonuclease, translating to MIRNYWNEEWKEVEFDDGIAENEKFKISNYGRIINCKTDKEFLVKEYFINGYQNLSVKQKQNGKSTSRYVHKLVAEHFLEQNDGIYVIHLNYDKTDNRVENLKWATKREKEIHQFNNPNWEKVVQKRGKKIGKLNEGKVKIIKRQLKNEKNRINMIAKRFGVSDTQIHRIKKGENWSSVTEY from the coding sequence ATGATAAGAAACTATTGGAATGAAGAATGGAAAGAGGTCGAATTTGACGATGGAATTGCCGAAAATGAAAAGTTCAAAATCTCAAATTACGGCAGAATTATAAACTGCAAAACCGATAAGGAATTTTTGGTTAAAGAATACTTTATAAACGGATATCAGAATTTATCAGTCAAACAAAAACAGAACGGAAAATCGACCAGCAGATACGTGCACAAACTTGTGGCAGAACATTTTCTTGAACAGAACGACGGAATTTATGTCATTCATCTGAATTATGATAAAACCGACAATCGAGTGGAAAACTTAAAATGGGCAACCAAAAGAGAAAAGGAAATTCATCAATTCAACAATCCGAATTGGGAAAAAGTTGTGCAAAAAAGAGGTAAAAAAATCGGAAAACTAAACGAGGGAAAAGTGAAAATCATTAAACGCCAGTTGAAAAACGAAAAGAACAGAATCAATATGATTGCAAAACGCTTCGGAGTTTCGGACACACAAATCCATAGGATAAAAAAAGGAGAGAATTGGAGTTCTGTAACCGAATATTAA